From the genome of Mucilaginibacter paludis DSM 18603:
GTAATCAAAAAATTTAATCGGTGTAATCCCTCTTTCTATTGATCTTCTTTAATGCGGCACGGCGTTTATCATCCAGCCTTGCCAGTTTAGAGGCCTTGGAGGGTTTGCTGGCTTTTCGTTTTTTGGGCTGATGCAGGGCGCGCGTTAATATGTCGTTCAGCTTATCGAGGGCGGTTTCTTTGTTGAGGTACTGGGAGCGTTCTTCGTCGCAAATTACTTGTAAAAAGCCATCTTTGCTTAAACGCGATTGCAGGCGGGTGCTTAGCAAAAGTTTCTGTTCATCGGTAAACAAGGTAGAATCCTGGATAGAGAAAAGCAGTTCCACCTTGCTGGAAACTTTGTTTACATTTTGGCCACCCTTACCGCCACTCCTGGAAGTTTTAAAATGTACATCTCTTTGCAGGTCGGTTTTAGTAAAAGTCATTCCAAAATTATAAATTTGTGCTTAATGAGTAACAATATTGTAATCGCTATCGACGGTTATTCCTCTTGCGGGAAAAGCACCATAGCCAAAGCCTTAGCTAAGAAGCTTCATTTTATTTATATCGATAGCGGAGCCATGTACAGGGCCGTTACTTTATATTTTTTGCGCAATAATATCGATTTAAAAGCCCCCGAGCAAATTACGGCAGCGCTAAAAAATATTCACCTTAACTTTCACTCGCGCGATTATGAAACCCATATTATGCTGAACGACGAGGAAGTATCTGAAGAAATACGCCTGATGCCGGTTTCAGAAAACGTGAGCACGGTTTCGGCCATCCACGCTGTACGGGTTGAAATGGTGAAACAGCAGCAACGCATGGGCAAATCGAAAAACATTGTGATGGACGGACGCGATATCGGTACCGTGGTTTTTCCCGATGCACAGCTTAAACTTTTTATGACTGCCGACCCCTTGGTTCGCGCGGAACGACGATTTAAAGAACTAACCGCCAAAAACCCCGAGCTAACCCTGGAAGATGTTTTTGATAACCTTGCCCACCGCGATTACCAGGACACCACCCGCGCAGAAAGCCCATTAACACGCGCCCACGACGCCATTATATTAGATAATACCAACCTTACCCCCGATGAACAACTCGCTTTTGTTGTTGAAAGGGTAACGCCTTTTTTGAAAAAGCAAGCTGAGTCTTGAGCCGGGAGTTCTGAGTTCTCAGTCTTGAGTCCGGAGTGTTGAGTCGGTAGCTTGTTAGTTAGCCGTGAGTTTGGGGTTCAAAAGCACGGCTTCCGGATATTGCCCGTAACTCGGATTTAGAAACTATTTGATTTAAAACCCCAAATCCAAACTAAAAACTTAATAATCAAAACTATAAACACAAGCTCCTAACTCTAAGCATTGTACTACTGGGCTCTGGGCCTTTAACACTCGACTTCTGACTCAAGACTCCCGACTCAGAACTCAAGACTCCGGGCTCAAGACTCCGGGCTCAGAACTCAAAACTCCAACAAACCAGCGTTATCCTTCAAATCAACCCCGGTTAGTTTTCTTTTCAGGGCTTCGCTGATGAGGTAGACTATTTTATCGGCGGCAGCCGATGGCGGTAAACCGTCGGGGCGGATATTGGAGATACAGTTTCGGCTTTCGTCGGTTAGGCCGGGTTTGGGGTTATAGGTGAGGTAAGCGCCCATGCTATCCGGCGAGCTTAGGCCGGGGCGCTCCCCTATCAGTATCAGCGATAGCCTGGCGCGGAAAGCATAACCTGCTTCGTCGGCAATGGCTACCCTCCCCTGCTCAATCAAACTTAAAGGGGCCAGTGTTAAACCTGCGTTTAGCAGCTTGGGTAAAAGTATTTGCATCAGCTCCACAGCATATAAATTAACAGCCGCTGCCGATAAGCCATCCGCAATCATGATGGCTACATCGCTATGGGTAACATCGCAGGCAGCCAATTGAGTCAGCGACTCCTCGTTGAGTTTCCGGCCATAGTCGGGGCGTTTTAAATACTTCGCCCTGTTGGATGCTTTGCTGTGTAAATGGTAAAGCGGCAGCTTAAACTGCTGCAAGTTTGATGTTATACCCTCTACATCCAGTACAGAATAAACCGCATCACGGGCGTGGGCATGAGCCAGTTTAAAATCAAGCAATTCGTTAAGCGGAATGCTGTTGCCTGTGCGGCCTATGGCGATACGCGCGGCGGTAAACTCGCGCAGAGCCGCCCACGAGCCATCATCAACCACCGGTACTTTTTTATTTACTTTAGCCATGCCGATCCGTAATTACCGAATAAATTGTCCGGGTTAGTGTGCTGATGCAGTAGACCACTCCCATCAAAAATACCTTGTTTAATTAACCACTGCTCAAACTCGGGCGCGGGTTTTAAACCCAACACCTTGCGTAAATATAAAGCATCATGGAAAGAGGTCGACTGGTAATTCAGCATAATATCATCCGATCCGGGTATGCCCATCACAAAGTTACAACCGGCCACGCCCAATAAGGTAAGCAGGTTATCCATATCATCCTGATCGGCTTCGGCATGGTTGGTATAGCAAACATCCACACCCATGGGTAAACCCAGCAGCTTACCGCAAAAATGATCTTCGAGCGCGGCGCGGATAATCTGCTTGCCATCATACAAGTATTCTGGGCCGATGAAGCCAACCACCGTATTCACCAGCAAGGGCTTAAATTGACGGGCAACAGCATAAGCCCGTGTTTCGCAGGTCTGCTGATCAACCCCATGATGCGCGTTTGCCGATAAGGAACTGCCCTGCCCGGTTTCAAAATACATCACGTTGTTACCTACCGTGCCTCGTTGCAGCGATAAGGTTGCCTGGTAAACCTCGTCCAGCAAAGCCAGGTTTACGCCAAAACTGGTATTGGTTTGCTCGGTGCCGCCGATGGATTGAAAAGCCAGGTCGACAGGGGCATTTTGATTGATGATCTGCAAGGTTGTAGTGGCATGGCAAAGCACACAGGATTGTGTGGGGATATCAAATTGCTGCCTTACATTGTCAATCAAGTTCAGCAGTTTAATCGTCGAAGCTGGGCTATCGCTGGCCGGGTTGATGCCAATTACAGCATCGCCACTGCCATAAAGCAGGCCATCTATCATGCTGGCGGCAACGCCTTTAATATCATCTGTAGGATGATTAGGCTGCAAACGGGTTGAAAAATGGCCGTGCAAACCAATGGTATTTCTAAACCGGGTAACCACCTCGCATTTTTTTGCTACCGCGATTAAATCCTGGTTGCGCATCAGTTTGGATACGGCGGCAGCCATCTCGGGCGTAATACCCGCCGCCAGGTGATGCAAGGTTAAGGTATCGGTTTCTTCGGCTAAAAGCCAATCCCTTAGTTCGCCCACGGTTAAATGGCTAATGGGTTGAAATGATGAGTTGCTATGCGTATCTATAATGAGCCGTGTTACCTCATCGTTTTCATAAGGTATAATGGCTTCGTTTAAAAATACCTTCAGCGGTACATCGGCCAAGGTGATCTGTGCGGCCACCCGTTCTTCGTAACTATCGGCAACTAAACCGGCAAGTGCATCGCCCGAGCGGTACGGACTTGCCTTAGCCAATAAGATTTTAAGATCGTTAAACCGGTAAACCTTACTTTTAATGGTGTGCTGATAAGCCATACATCAAGCTATTACATCAATTGATAACCGGATGATGCTTTAATATTTCAATTAAATTCTTAACATCGCCGTGAGCAGACAGCTTTAAAATATCATCCTGACTAATGGTATTCAAAATTTCTTCTTCCGTGATTTTAAATGATTTCAATACATCATCAGGAATATAACGACCTAATGCGATATCGTATTCTACTCCTTTCATTTTAGCCAATCGGCCAATTAAATCCGGGGATTCAAATAATATGGATGCTACCTGCGGCTTAACTAATATGATTTCCAACCTGTCGTCGTATCCGATATAACTTTTAATGAAATTTAATTTCTCTGAGATCTTTGATTCATCATTAGTATCAGCACTTAAAAAAAGAATAATGTTGGAATCTAAATTTTCAGGTTTTAAAATAAGCGTTTTACCTACCGACAATGCCGAAGAATATCCTCCACTATTAATTATTTTAGTGGTAACTATAAGTTCCGCCGGTATCAACATCGATAGTAGTCTTAGATCAAAATCACTTTCGGTAACTATGTAATGTTTCATTTACGCTTCTATTAAACTGTAATTAGATAAACCCATCTCTATACAATAGTTATATTTCTTTAAAAGTCCACTTTTAAAGCTTTTCTGATTGAGGCATTGTTCAATTTCTTTTCGCTCCCACAGCAAAATAGTTTGCGGAGAAGTATATTGAGCTAATATGATTGCCGGTTCTGTAAATCCGGATGTTGTAAAAATGGCACCGATGGTTCCGGATGGCCTCCTTTGTAATTGCGACCTTAGTTTTGATATCGGTTCAAAATTTATCGGATCAGCCTCATTTTTGCATTCAATTAAACATGCTATATGATCAAAATAAACAGCCCCATCAATTTGTTCTGAATTCATATTCTGAACTTTAACATCGTAAGGATATTTCACGGTCGCGCCCTCCAATTCAAATGCCCGGCATATCATCAACTCTAAAATTAACCCTTTATTATGATTAGACATCTCTGTTGTTTGCAATTTTGCCCATTCTGTTAAAAGACCGGCCGAGTCAGTTCTCCGAATACGTAAACTTATTTCACTTTTATTCTCATTCAACATACGTTCGAATTTATTCTAAATTAGCATCAGTCATAAAATCACCGCCTTGCTCCAGCATCGCTTCGCCGGTAATTCTAAGCATATGCTTACCCATCAGTATAAATAAAGCAATAACGGCCATCAGCCCCGCTAAAAAAACAACACTTAGCAGTGGGTTATAGTAAACAATGGCCACCATACATATTAAGGTAATAACAAGCGCAATAGCCGGGAATACGGGGTAAAACGGCGCGCTGAAAGGGCGCTCCAGGCCCGGCTCCTTTACCCGCAGGATAAATAAACTGAGCATACTCATGATATACATTACGATGGCACCCAATGCCGAAATGATGATGATCTGATCGGTTTTGCATTCATAAAGGGCGATACAACCTATGGCACTGCTTACCATGATTGCCCAGTGCGGGGTATTGAACCTGGTGTTTACGGTATTTAAAAAGCGGGGCAGATAACCGCTCCGGGCCATGGCGAAGACCTGGCGGGAGCAGGCCAGTATGGTACCATGAAAAGAGGCGATGAGGCCAAACAAACCTATTCCGGCGAATATTTTGGTAAGTCCGTTGGTTTTGCCTAACACAATCCCTATGGCTTCGGGCAGGGGATAGTCGATATTGCTGAGCTGATGCCAGTTGGTAACGCCGCCGGTTAAAATCATCACGCCGAAGGCCAGTAAAACCAGCGTGGCAATACCGGATATGTATCCTTTCGGGATATCTTTTTTAGGATTTTCAACCTCCTCGGCTACCATGGCCACGCCCTCGATAGCCAGGTAGAACCAGATGGCGAAGGGCAGCGCCGCAAATATCCCCTTCCAGCCGAAGGGCATACCATCGTGCAAAAAGTTACTGGTTTTAAACGATGGCGCTATGATGCCCATAAACAACAACAACTCGCCAACGGCCAGCACGGATATAACGGTTGAAAATACCGCCGACTCTTTTACGCCCCATATATTGAGGCCCATAAACAGGATATAGAAAAACAAAGCTGATGAAAACACCGCGATACCCGGATACAGAAAATGAACGTAGCTACCTAAACCGGCGGCTATAGCAGGCGCCACAAATATAAAATCGACCAGGGTAGCGTAACCGGCTATTAAACCGCCAATAGGCCCCATTGCCCGGTAAGCGTAAGCAAAGGCACCGCCAGCATGGGGTATAGCGGTAGTTAATTCGGTGTAACTAAACACAAAAGTGACGTACATTAACGTAACAATCAGCGTGGCTATTAAAAACCCAACCGTACCCGACACGCCCCAGCCGTAGTTCCAGCCAAAATACTCCCCCGATATCACCAGCCCAACGGCTATGGCCCATAAATGTACAGGCTTCAGTACTTTTTTTAGTTGTTGCACGAATATTAGATAAACACTAATGAGACGAATTTTAAATGGACACGAATTTCACGAATGAAGACGAATTTTCACGAATCAGTATCTATTAATGAATGATGCATAAATATCAAGCTAATTCATCACCAATTTAGTAAAAATCCTTCTTAATTCATATCAAATTCAATATTCGTGAAAATTCGCCCTTATTCGTGAAATTAGTGCCTATTCACTATTCGTGAAAATTCGTCTTCATTCGTGAAATTCGTGCTTATTCAAATTGCGTTGCCGTTACCCCAAACCTGTTCAAAAATTCAACGCCTTCATCAAAAGGCAAACCTTTATAGGCCGCGTACGACTTCTTGAAATACACATGTTTTATTCCTGCCGAAAAGATCAGCCGGGCGCAGGGCAGGCAGGGCGATAAAGTGGTATAAAGGGTAGCCCCTTCTAACCGGGCGCCGTTCTTAACGGCATATAATATGGCATTCTCTTCGGCGTGGAGCGCCAGCGAGCAACTGCCTTTGGCATCACGGGCACAGCCTGTTTCGGGCCACTCCTCGTCGCAATTGTGCGTACCCGCCGGGGGGCCGTTATAGCCTATCGAGATGATGCGGGTATCCTTAGCCAATACGGCGCCAACCTGGGCCTTAACGCAATGTGAGCGTTGGGCCAGGTCGAGCGCCAGGTTCATAAAAATATGTTCAAAACTTGGTTTCTGCATAAATGGGGTTTAATGTCCGCTTTTAACGGCCACCTTATCAAAATCAATACCTTGTGCTTTAAGTGCGCTTTTAGCTTTGATGGCATAAAACGCTAAATAGGCAAAGCAGCCAACACCTACCAGGTACGACCATTGAATGCCCAATCGCGATGGATCGCCAAGGTAACCTTGCAACAAGCTGATGAAGCCGCCACCCATAATCATCATGATGAGGAAGCTCGAACCTTCATTGGTGTGCTTGCCTAAGCCGGTAACGGCAAGGGTATAAATACAAGGCCATAATGTTGAGCAAAATAAGCCCACGCTGATGAAAGCGAATACACTTACCATCCCGCTCGAAAGCATCCCGATAAATAAGGCCGTAATGGCACAACCCGAAAAAATCAATAACTGGCGGGCGGGGTTGCCTTTGCTTAAATAGTCGGCAGCAATTAATACCATAATTACAAAAGCGTAAATATAAAAAGGAGTAACATCGTGCTGAGCTATCCGGTTAACGGCCAAAAACACACCGAATGCGATGTAAGGCGTAACAACACCCAATAGTTTTTTCATCCCGTCGGATAAGTTAAAAGCACCAACAGAGGCTGTCCAGCGGCCAATCATCAAGCTGGCCCAGTATAACGATATAAAGGGCGCTATGCTACCGGTTGGGGTATTTAGCTTCTCTTTCATAAACTCAGGCAAATTACTTGCCGTAGAAACCTCTACACCAACGTATACAAATATGGCAATCATACCGAGGGCCAGTTGTGTATAGTCCAGGGCACTCTTTTTTTCTTTAGCTACAAGTACAATCGTATCTTCTTCGGGGCTTTCAACCACATCATCTGTAATGGAATGGATCTTATCCGGCACAGATGAGAATTTGAATATCACGGCAACCACCAAAAATAAAGCGCCCAATATCAGGTAAGGGAATTTAACCGCACTGATACTGGCTTCCTGTGTTTTGGCAGATACCGAACCAAAAATGGCCAGGCTTACCAATAAGGGACCAATGGTAGTACCAAAGTTATTTACACCACCCGTTAAGCTTAAGCGCTGCGCCCCGGTTTTAGGGTCGCCCAGGGCTACTACAAGGGCATTGGCGGCTATTTGCTGTAACGAGAAACCCAGGCCTACAATAAATAAACCAGTTATCATTAAATAGAATGAAGCAGTTTCGGCAGCAGGATAAAACAACAAAGTACCCAGGGCCGATAAGATTAAACCCGCGGCAATACCATTTTTATAACCGTACTTATTCAGTATATCGCCATCGCCTGTTTTTGAAATAACGAAATAAATAATTGAACCTACCGTATAAGCCACATAAAAAGCCAAAGAGATCATTTGCGATTGCCACTGTTCCAAATGTAATTTCTCTTTAAAAACCGGGATAAGGATATCGTTGCTTGCAGCAACAAATCCCCAGAAAAAGAAAACGGTGATCAGCGTTAACAGCGCCGAGCCATAATTTTTCGAATTATTTTGTTCCATTAAATAAGGGGTATATAAGTTAGTATACGTTTTAGGCTATAAACTTAATTTAATTTTTAATAAAATCTAACTTTAAATTTTAAATCCTTTACTTCAAATTTTCGTTGTATTTGATATAAAGTTGCATCTTCGCATTACTTGACTTACGAAAGGCTATAATTAATGATAGAAGCCATATTAACAGGCATAGGATTTGGGTTGGTATTGGCCGTATTGACAGGCCCGGTTTTTTTTGCACTAATTAAAACCAGTATCGAAAAAGGTTTTCATGCCGGCGTTGCCATGGCGCTGGGCGTAGTAACCAGTGATGTGGTTTTTGTTGGCGCTATACTATTTGGATCGCAATTGGTCGATTTCAAGGTTAACACCACCATTTTGGGGATAGTAGGCAGTAGCATCCTTTTTGTGATAGGTATTTACTACATCTTTAAAAAGGCCGACATTACGTATAAAAACAGTCCGAAAAAAATCAGGCGTGCGGGCTATTTTTTAAAGGGCTTTTTGATGTGCATTTTTAACCCCTCGCTACTTTTCCACTGGATAACGGTAATTGGTGCCGCAAGTACCATTTTTCATCGCGGCGTTCCGGGCAGTATGGCAAAAACAGCCGTCATGTTTTTAACTATTTTACTTGTACAGTTTGGCCTGGATACCACCAAGGCCTTCTACGCTAATAAACTGAGAGATAAGATTTCAGAAAAATCGGTACACCGCCTTAACCAGGTTGCCGGGATAGCACTCATTATAGCCTCGTTTGTGATTATCGACAGGTTGATTACTCATTTTATTTTTTCGCCACAGTAGGGAGTTGGGAGTCTTGAGCCGGGAGTCTTGAGTTCTGAGCCTTGAGTCCAAGAGTCGGGAGTAATGAATTCCAATTGTAGCCTTGGAAAAGACGCTTTAATTCTTGAATATCAGATAACTGAGTCTCTTAACAAGCGTCATTGAGTGGCCTACCGAGCGAGCTCTGAAAAAACAGAGATGACGTTTGAACCTGGTAGATTTTTTGGTGCAGAGGCAAAAGCGGGCAAAGGCCCCGGCGTGCAGTCGGGCTTTTGCGCACTTTGCCTATCTGCGCAAAATAGCCTACAGGTTTCAAACGTCATCCCTGTTTTTTCCGGGGTGAGGCCCGGTGGAATACTCGGGATGACATAGTGGTGAAGCGGGGTATTGAAGGTAATTAAAATGGTGAGCCTGTATAGCAGATAAGGTCACGAAGGTTCAAACGTCATCCTTTTTCCGGCTGCCTGGTGGCTTACTCAAAATTACAGGCATAAAAAACGGCCACTGTCCAATTAAAGCAAGTGACCGTTTTTTTATTGATTATTGAACTATCGCCCAGCGATCTGATTTTTTTTGAACAACGATAGCCGCTGTACCAAGGCATTGCATTTTTCACTATGGTCCATCGACTATGGACCATCGATCACTACATATAAGCCCTCTGGTTTTTACCTTCCATCCAGTTTACGTAGGCCCGGTTTACTACCTTATTGCCACCTGGTGTTGGATAGTTGCCCGAGAAATACCAATCGCCGGTATGGTCGGGACAGGCTTTGTGCAGGTTATCCAGGGTTTGGTACAATACCTGTATCTCGGCGTTGATATCTTTTGGTGTGATGATCTGCGCTATACGATCAGATATTTCCTGATCTGTAAAGGGCTCATAAATGGCCTTTACATAGTTTTCAACTTCCTCTTTGGGCAGTTTAGAGCTTTCCTTGCACTTCTGATAAACATCGGCTATAATCTGGTAACGGCCGCTTTCCTTCAATAAGCTGATTGCAGCTTCAAAAGCCACAAACTCGCCCATGCGCGACATATCGATGCCATAACAATCAGGATACCTGATCTGCGGGGCCGACGATACCACAACAATCTTTTTAGGCTTCAACCTATCAAGTATCTTTAAAATACTTTGCTTAAGCGTTGTACCGCGAACGATAGAATCATCGAGTGCTACCAGCGTGTCCACGCCATTTTTTACAATGCCGTAAGTGGTATCATACACATGGGCCACCATTTCGCTGCGGTCGGCATCCTGGGTAATAAAGGTACGCAGCTTAACATCCTTAATGGCTATTTTTTCAACCCGTGGTGCAATAGCCAGTACCTCTGTCAGCTCCTCGTCGGTAATTTTATCTTCCCGGTTCAGCAACTGGTCGCGCTGATACTGTTTGATGTATTTGTGTATCCCCTCAACCAAACCATAAAAAGCTACTTCGGCCGTGTTAGGGATGTAAGAGAATACTGTATTTTTGATATCGCTGTCAATAGCGCCTAATATCTGAGGGCAAAGTAACCTGCCTAATTGTTTACGCTCGCGGTAGATAGAGGCATCGCTTCCGCGCGAAAAATAGATCCGCTCAAACGAACAAGCCTTTTTCTCCTGCGGTTCGCTAAATTGCTCTTCGCTTATCTTACCGTTCTTTTTGATAATCAGAGCGTGGCCGGGTTTTACCTCGCGGATATCGTCGATATGGATATTAAAAGCAGTTTGTATGGCAGGTCTTTCAGAAGCCGCTACCACTATTTCGTCGTTATAGTAATAGAACGCCGGGCGGATGCCTACCGGGTCGCGCATTACAAAAGCGTCGCCATGGCCAAATATGCCCGAGATGGTGTAACCGCCATCCCAGCTTTTGGCGGATTTTTTCAGGATTTTAGCTACATCCAGGTCGTTAGCAATCAGCTTGCTGATCTCTACGTTATCATCCAGCCCTTCGCGTTTATATTGGTCAAACAAGCCCTGGTTCTCGGTATCTAAAAAGTGTCCTATTTTTTCGAGCACGGTTACCGTATCGGCTTGCTCTTTAGGGTGTTGGCCAAGGTCGTACAGTTGTTGCAGCAACTCATCAACGTTGGTCATGTTAAAATTACCGGCAATCACCAGGTTACGTGTCATCCAGTTATTCTGGCGTAAAAAGGGGTGGCAATTCTCCACGCTATTTTTACCATGCGTACCATAACGCAAATGGCCCAAGAGTACTTCGCCGGTAAAGCTTACGTTGTTCTTGAGCCATTCGGCGTCCGCCATTTTTTCGGGTTGTTCCTTCTGTATGTCGGCAAATTTCTTTTGGATGTATTCAAAGATATCCGCTACAGCGTTGGTAGCTAAGGACCGGTGCCTGCTAATGTAACGCTGCCCGGGCGCAATATCTAATTTAATGGTTGCTACCCCTGCCCCGTCCTGCCCACGGTTATGCTGTTTTTCCATCAGCAGGTACAACTTATTTAAACCATAAAGTGCAGTGCCGTATTTTTTTTGGTAGTAAGATAGCGGCTTAAGTAATCGAATGAATGCTATTCCGCATTCGTGTTTTATCGCTTCGCTCATGGTGAGTAATAAGCGCGCAAAGATACTACTTTATGCTAAACAAAAAAGCGATTTAGCTCATTTGGAAGCATTTTAGATAGTACTTGCAAAACCGTGACAGAGGCCGGGTTGAACGGTAATTAAATAACTATTAATTAAAATAAATTCATAAAAAAATAAACTTTTAAACTTCAGCGATTAAGGCATCTTAACCGCTGAAGCCCTTTTAACGTTATGCCCAAGACAGCAAAATAAATCTAAAGTCAAAACTCGTCATCACATTCCCCATTCGCACATCTTCTCATTTGCAAATTTGCACATTTATCAAAGTGTCTCTCCATGCTGGCTCAGATCCAGCCCTATCGCCTCATCCTGTGGCGAAACACGCAGCGGCGAAATCAGGTCGGTTATTTTGAGCAATAACAACGAACCGAAGAAAGCAAAAACCGATACGCCAACAAGCGCTTCCAACTGGATTAAAAACAAGTGGGTTTCGCCAAAAAACAAACCGTTGCCGGTGGTATTTCCGGCGTTGATGTTTTGGTGGGCAAATACGCCGGTGAGCACCATGCCCACCATACCGCCAACACCGTGGCAAGGGAAAACATCCAGGGTATCATCAATGGTGGTACGGGTTCGCCATTCTACTACCATATTGCTGATTACCGAAGATATAATGCCGATAGCCACCGAATGCGGGATAGATACAAAGCCCGCTGCCGGGGTAATGGCTACCAAGCCCACAACCGCACCTATACAAGCCCCCATAGCGCTTGGTTTTTTACCACGGAGGATATCAACAAAAATCCAGCAAACGGCCGCAGACGCCGACGCAGTGGTGCTGGTTGCCAGTGCAGTAACCGCAAGCAAGTTTGCCCCCATGGCCGAGCCCGCATTAAAGCCAAACCAGCCAAACCAAAGTAAACCCGTACCTATCATTACATAAGTAATACGGGCGGGCGCATGTGTAGGCTCGTTGCGCCGTTTTAAATACAGAGCCGATGCCAGCGCGGCCCAGCCTGCCGACATGTGCACCACTGTTCCGCCTGCAAAATCCAATACACCCAGCTTAAACAATACCCCATCCGGGTGCCAGGTACAATGTGCCAGCGGCGCATAGATAAATACAAAAAACAAACAGATAAAGATGATATACGAATTAAAGCGAATGCGCTCGGCAAAGGCTCCTGTAATCAGCGCAGGCGTTATAATAGCAAACTTTAACTGGTACATGGCAAACAACAGTAACGGAATGGTTGGCGCCAGCTTCCAGGTTTGGTTGCCGAGCATCCCCTTCATCATAAAAAAGGTTCGCGGATCGCCGATGATGCCATAAATAGAGTTCCCGAAGGCCAAACTAAAACCGAAAACCACCCAGATAATGGTGATAATTGCCATACAGATAAAACTCTGAAACATTGTAG
Proteins encoded in this window:
- a CDS encoding class II glutamine amidotransferase, with the protein product MSEAIKHECGIAFIRLLKPLSYYQKKYGTALYGLNKLYLLMEKQHNRGQDGAGVATIKLDIAPGQRYISRHRSLATNAVADIFEYIQKKFADIQKEQPEKMADAEWLKNNVSFTGEVLLGHLRYGTHGKNSVENCHPFLRQNNWMTRNLVIAGNFNMTNVDELLQQLYDLGQHPKEQADTVTVLEKIGHFLDTENQGLFDQYKREGLDDNVEISKLIANDLDVAKILKKSAKSWDGGYTISGIFGHGDAFVMRDPVGIRPAFYYYNDEIVVAASERPAIQTAFNIHIDDIREVKPGHALIIKKNGKISEEQFSEPQEKKACSFERIYFSRGSDASIYRERKQLGRLLCPQILGAIDSDIKNTVFSYIPNTAEVAFYGLVEGIHKYIKQYQRDQLLNREDKITDEELTEVLAIAPRVEKIAIKDVKLRTFITQDADRSEMVAHVYDTTYGIVKNGVDTLVALDDSIVRGTTLKQSILKILDRLKPKKIVVVSSAPQIRYPDCYGIDMSRMGEFVAFEAAISLLKESGRYQIIADVYQKCKESSKLPKEEVENYVKAIYEPFTDQEISDRIAQIITPKDINAEIQVLYQTLDNLHKACPDHTGDWYFSGNYPTPGGNKVVNRAYVNWMEGKNQRAYM
- a CDS encoding ammonium transporter, which translates into the protein MKRLIPISFLVVILLLSFIFPSVDVINTNANISAADTAWMLSATGLVLIMTPGLAFFYGGMVNKKNVISTMFQSFICMAIITIIWVVFGFSLAFGNSIYGIIGDPRTFFMMKGMLGNQTWKLAPTIPLLLFAMYQLKFAIITPALITGAFAERIRFNSYIIFICLFFVFIYAPLAHCTWHPDGVLFKLGVLDFAGGTVVHMSAGWAALASALYLKRRNEPTHAPARITYVMIGTGLLWFGWFGFNAGSAMGANLLAVTALATSTTASASAAVCWIFVDILRGKKPSAMGACIGAVVGLVAITPAAGFVSIPHSVAIGIISSVISNMVVEWRTRTTIDDTLDVFPCHGVGGMVGMVLTGVFAHQNINAGNTTGNGLFFGETHLFLIQLEALVGVSVFAFFGSLLLLKITDLISPLRVSPQDEAIGLDLSQHGETL